From the genome of Lutzomyia longipalpis isolate SR_M1_2022 chromosome 2, ASM2433408v1, one region includes:
- the LOC129788505 gene encoding inositol polyphosphate-4-phosphatase type I A isoform X1, whose product MRFNKLELATLATQPSNKFEKEGLVWFTDREGFFRRTEGNHESGSGQRGSWKRRKSLSCIGGTGKVSTERWCRLRGNLLFYFKTSDQFSEPQGVIVLEKCKATIYSDSRESDGFVFYIEFDDGVTQRIATNSEAERLEWTQAIQMASYGELRKQLQVLMEKIERKRGNTHDLDVDMLRLQNGREIDINEIPLCQSAIMCDNLLCDGNGRPPNPSVVVQVTTTNRLGWIKYGRTEVIERSSNPQFMCTITFRASDGLNSSSQIRFTAYDVREKVSQTAVPLGTAEIALGVIQDTSRLRIPFRSNSGNAGFITILSWSPDQDKKPSTSRSPAKAAEHQTMGHRRSQSLPPKLGVKLFVPPQGRLSLIYTNPIIHTYRLQSGLGGDITVHEMMLESQLCFLIPQQLLSIWILREKELLQEISGMGELGGEWRNKQMELLDKHLRLLKDYSQAKQNLQQCAGKYFKPSSHKDDESLEFAPVNLHLQRLWAHNETLKRSGVLDIVTVGAFTRHSGKTKTGGLIKQLQQLKQSPSKMEQLQNGCKVQAANDAVQAIKQLRKEIVEIMSQLLMLAKSKNPKGMLPLCNEMMTKTRSLLTLWEPSLVEEAFEFIERHRIIDDATDNTLTPLSPFKKITQQLGALDLKSPDLEDFATPMGPAPDLWPRSAGKSMKTPTGTLKGKSPSATDLNTLSTILVEAAASSKNDAQTEAETLSCSLPVTCNMDTEMKFNETHFDVNGEISTIDSSAAVRNSTEDTTSNVTQMESFDENGYALDNPAIVLGHNGAFLDMKVMSSSPSANYYRPTEEPEPLDLTQLNIEASVMCLVSKVKFLCGRCGSPAVRLRQPKSVIKRTGFTVTPPDVVTSQPGLQNVQHEAAAPATAESSNQPTLNKSANLCGKDLNLALTQAIGEVTRKVKKGNKFTDGLDLSMTTDWTSELRPSMRKLRQAMDGLLKTARLIHSVQRLQQDMKRTTTTLNIMYRRDVCFSQALTALVSGLMGKLWGTQITENFIQLMCNLGPLAYFEGLLSLYGSETDMWGDMCVAIEDLSSVRFTLIRSNIQRDTKLLPFPRIVGSRQSLTVLLPVPEIVYCALPTKETPSFRVTPVFFNIGINEKATLSETLRYTTEQHRSNWDNFDRLKQYHIRYKKLNLTVPETPTKSEPHVPTQTVVNLLNTMEDQLKLNPSKNVKILSLAEDITRALHGVQFTSCKSAKDRTAMAVTLQQCRILQQEFHLPATSMQIVMDTMRSEGTRADNTMKNIGLRKYAFNLPQVLALPSLYRPPAGSYGKAQT is encoded by the exons ATGCGATTCAATAAGCTCGAACTGGCAACTCTTGCCACGCAGCCAAGCAATAAATTCGAGAAGGAGGGACTCGTCTGGTTTACGGACAGAGAAGGCTTCTTCCGGCGCACTGAAG GGAATCACGAAAGTGGATCAGGGCAACGTGGTTCTTGGAAAAGGCGAAAGAGTTTGAGTTGTATAGGTGGCACCGGCAAAG TGAGCACGGAGCGTTGGTGTCGTTTGCGTGGAAATTTGCTCTTCTATTTCAAGACAAGCGATCAGTTTTCAGAGCCACAGGGTGTTATTGTGCTGGAGAAATGCAAGGCCACCATTTACAGTGATAGTCGCGAATCGGATGGTTTTGTCTTCTACATTGAATTTGATGATGGTGTAACACAGAGAATTGCCACAAATTCCGAGGCGGAGCGCCTGGAATGGACACAAGCCATCCAGATGGCAAGCTATGGGGAGTTGAGGAAGCAACTCCAGGTGCtcatggagaaaattgaacgGAAGCGCGGGAATACGCACGACCTCGACGTTGATATGTTGCGATTGCAAAATGGAAGAGAAATCG ACATCAATGAGATACCTCTGTGTCAATCTGCAATTATGTGTGACAATCTCTTGTGTGATGGCAATGGTAGGCCACCGAATCCATCAGTTGTAGTTCAAGTTACCACAACTAATCGCTTGGGGTGGATTAAATATGGACGAACTGAAGTCATTGAG AGATCATCTAATCCGCAATTTATGTGCACCATCACATTTCGCGCATCAGACGGGCTAAATTCATCGTCTCAAATACGTTTTACGGCATACGATGTCCGTGAAAAGGTTTCCCAGACAGCAGTACCCCTGGGGACGGCTGAAATTGCATTGGGTGTGATACAAGATACATCCCGCCTGAGAATTCCCTTTAGGTCTAATAGTGGCAATGCAGGTTTCATAACAATCTTGTCATGGAGTCCGGATCAAGATAAAAAGCCATCGACGTCACGATCGCCAGCAAAGGCGGCGGAACACCAAACAATGGGACATCGAAGATCCCAATCGCTCCCACCAAAATTAGGTGTGAAGCTCTTTGTTCCACCTCAAGGGAGACTATCGCTCATCTATACAAATCCCATAATTCACACGTATCGATTGCAATCGGGTCTTGGTGGTGATATTACGGTGCACGAAATGATGCTTGAGAGCCAGCTATGCTTCCTAATTCCGCAGCAATTGCTGTCCATTTGGATACTCCGTGAAAAGGAGCTACTGCAGGAAATTTCCGGGATGGGTGAATTAGGTGGGGAATGGCGCAATAAGCAGATGGAATTGCTGGACAAACATCTGCGACTCCTGAAAGATTACTCGCAGGCAAAGCAGAATTTGCAACAGTGTGCAGGGAAATACTTTAAGCCATCGAGTCATAAAGATGATGAATCATTGGAATTTGCACCAGTTAATCTCCATTTGCAGCGTCTTTGGGCACACAATGAGACTCTCAAGCGTTCGGGGGTGCTTGACATTGTGACAGTTGGTGCCTTCACCAGGCACAGTGGAAAAACCAAGACTGGGGGATTGATCAAACAGCTGCAGCAGCTAAAGCAATCACCATCGAAAATGGAGCAACTGCAAAATGGATGCAAAGTTCAAGCGGCAAATGATGCAGTTCAAGCAATAAAGCAACTCCGGAAGGAAATTGTGGAGATCATGTCGCAACTCCTGATGTTGGCAAAAAGTAAAAATCCCAAAGGGATGCTGCCCCTTTGCAATGAGATGATGACAAAAACACGATCACTGCTGACACTGTGGGAACCCAGTTTGGTGGAGGAGGCATTTGAATTTATCGAAAGGCATCGTATAATTGATGATGCCACCGATAATACGCTCACCCCACTGTCgccatttaagaaaataaccCAACAACTGGGTGCTCTGGATCTCAAATCACCGGATTTAGAGGATTTTGCCACACCAATGGGTCCTGCTCCGGATCTCTGGCCACGTTCAGCGGGGAAATCAATGAAAACCCCCACAGGGACACTCAAAGGAAAATCCCCATCAGCTACGGACCTCAATACCCTCTCAACGATCCTCGTGGAGGCTGCAGCATCATCCAAGAATGATGCTCAAACTGAAGCTGAAACACTCTCGTGCTCACTACCCGTTACATGCAATATGGATACcgaaatgaaattcaatgagaCACATTTTGATGTGAATGgtgaaatttcaacaattgaCTCCTCAGCAGCAGTGAGAAATTCCACGGAAGATACAACAAGCAATGTGACACAGATGGAATCATTCGATGAGAATGGATATGCGCTGGATAATCCGGCAATTGTTTTGGGGCACAATGGGGCATTTTTGGATATGAAAGTAATGAGTTCGAGCCCTTCGGCAAACTACTATCGTCCCACGGAGGAACCTGAACCACTGGACTTGACACAATTGAACATTGAGGCGTCTGTCATGTGCCTTGTGAGTAAGGTGAAATTCCTATGTGGACGCTGTGGGAGTCCGGCTGTGAGATTAAGGCAACCCAAGAGTGTGATCAAGAGAACGGGCTTTACGGTAACACCTCCCGATGTGGTGACAAGTCAACCGGGGCTGCAAAATGTACAACATGAGGCAGCAGCACCAGCAACAGCAGAGTCTTCCAATCAACCAACATTGAATAAATCTGCAAATTTGTGTGGGAAAGATCTCAATTTGGCCCTCACTCAGGCCATTGGGGAGGTCACAAGGAAGGTGAAGAAAGGCAATAAATTCACCGATGGACTGGATTTATCAATGACAACAGATTGGACCTCCGAACTGAGACCATCAATGCGGAAGCTGCGTCAGGCTATGGATGGATTGCTAAAGACAGCCAGATTGATTCATTCAGTGCAGAGGCTCCAGCAGGATATGAAGAGAACAACTACAACCCTCAATATCATGTATCGCCGTGATGTGTGTTTCTCCCAAGca CTTACGGCTTTGGTGTCGGGTTTAATGGGTAAACTCTGGGGAACGCAGATTACGGAGAATTTCATCCAGCTAATGTGTAATTTGGGCCCACTGGCATACTTCGAGGGACTCCTATCACTCTATGGCTCTGAAACAGACATGTGGGGTGATATGTGTGTAGCTATTGAGGATCTCTCATCAGTTCGCTTCACCCTTATTCGTAGCAACATTCAGCGAGACACAAAACTCCTTCCATTCCCGCGCATTGTTGGCTCCAGGCAATCCCTTACAGTTCTACTGCCTGTCCCGGAGATAGTTTACTGTGCCCTACCCACGAAGGAGACTCCATCATTCAGGGTGACTCCTGTTTTCTTCAACATTGGCATCAATGAGAAGGCAACGTTGTCCGAAACACTGCGATACACAACGGAACAGCATCGCTCAAATTGGGACAACTTCGATAGACTCAAGCAGTACCATATTCGGTATAAGAAACTCAATCTCACCGTACCGGAGACACCAACGAAAAGTGAACCACATGTGCCAACACAAACTGTCGTGAATCTTCTCAATACAATGGAAGATCAATTGAAGCTGAATCCAtcgaaaaatgtgaaaatcctCAGTTTGGCAGAAGATATCACGAGAGCCCTCCACGGAGTACAATTTACATCGTGCAAAAGTGCCAAAGATAGAACAGCAATGGCTGTAACACTCCAGCAATGTAGAATTCTTCAGCAAGAGTTCCATCTTCCCGCAACAAGTATGCAAATAGTCATGGACACAATGAGGAG TGAGGGAACAAGAGCAGACAACACGATGAAAAACATCGGTTTACGGAAATATGCATTCAATCTGCCTCAAGTACTCGCACTTCCAAGTCTCTATCGCCCTCCGGCAGGAAGCTATGGCAAAGCACAAACTTAA
- the LOC129788505 gene encoding inositol polyphosphate-4-phosphatase type I A isoform X2: MRFNKLELATLATQPSNKFEKEGLVWFTDREGFFRRTEVSTERWCRLRGNLLFYFKTSDQFSEPQGVIVLEKCKATIYSDSRESDGFVFYIEFDDGVTQRIATNSEAERLEWTQAIQMASYGELRKQLQVLMEKIERKRGNTHDLDVDMLRLQNGREIDINEIPLCQSAIMCDNLLCDGNGRPPNPSVVVQVTTTNRLGWIKYGRTEVIERSSNPQFMCTITFRASDGLNSSSQIRFTAYDVREKVSQTAVPLGTAEIALGVIQDTSRLRIPFRSNSGNAGFITILSWSPDQDKKPSTSRSPAKAAEHQTMGHRRSQSLPPKLGVKLFVPPQGRLSLIYTNPIIHTYRLQSGLGGDITVHEMMLESQLCFLIPQQLLSIWILREKELLQEISGMGELGGEWRNKQMELLDKHLRLLKDYSQAKQNLQQCAGKYFKPSSHKDDESLEFAPVNLHLQRLWAHNETLKRSGVLDIVTVGAFTRHSGKTKTGGLIKQLQQLKQSPSKMEQLQNGCKVQAANDAVQAIKQLRKEIVEIMSQLLMLAKSKNPKGMLPLCNEMMTKTRSLLTLWEPSLVEEAFEFIERHRIIDDATDNTLTPLSPFKKITQQLGALDLKSPDLEDFATPMGPAPDLWPRSAGKSMKTPTGTLKGKSPSATDLNTLSTILVEAAASSKNDAQTEAETLSCSLPVTCNMDTEMKFNETHFDVNGEISTIDSSAAVRNSTEDTTSNVTQMESFDENGYALDNPAIVLGHNGAFLDMKVMSSSPSANYYRPTEEPEPLDLTQLNIEASVMCLVSKVKFLCGRCGSPAVRLRQPKSVIKRTGFTVTPPDVVTSQPGLQNVQHEAAAPATAESSNQPTLNKSANLCGKDLNLALTQAIGEVTRKVKKGNKFTDGLDLSMTTDWTSELRPSMRKLRQAMDGLLKTARLIHSVQRLQQDMKRTTTTLNIMYRRDVCFSQALTALVSGLMGKLWGTQITENFIQLMCNLGPLAYFEGLLSLYGSETDMWGDMCVAIEDLSSVRFTLIRSNIQRDTKLLPFPRIVGSRQSLTVLLPVPEIVYCALPTKETPSFRVTPVFFNIGINEKATLSETLRYTTEQHRSNWDNFDRLKQYHIRYKKLNLTVPETPTKSEPHVPTQTVVNLLNTMEDQLKLNPSKNVKILSLAEDITRALHGVQFTSCKSAKDRTAMAVTLQQCRILQQEFHLPATSMQIVMDTMRSEGTRADNTMKNIGLRKYAFNLPQVLALPSLYRPPAGSYGKAQT, encoded by the exons ATGCGATTCAATAAGCTCGAACTGGCAACTCTTGCCACGCAGCCAAGCAATAAATTCGAGAAGGAGGGACTCGTCTGGTTTACGGACAGAGAAGGCTTCTTCCGGCGCACTGAAG TGAGCACGGAGCGTTGGTGTCGTTTGCGTGGAAATTTGCTCTTCTATTTCAAGACAAGCGATCAGTTTTCAGAGCCACAGGGTGTTATTGTGCTGGAGAAATGCAAGGCCACCATTTACAGTGATAGTCGCGAATCGGATGGTTTTGTCTTCTACATTGAATTTGATGATGGTGTAACACAGAGAATTGCCACAAATTCCGAGGCGGAGCGCCTGGAATGGACACAAGCCATCCAGATGGCAAGCTATGGGGAGTTGAGGAAGCAACTCCAGGTGCtcatggagaaaattgaacgGAAGCGCGGGAATACGCACGACCTCGACGTTGATATGTTGCGATTGCAAAATGGAAGAGAAATCG ACATCAATGAGATACCTCTGTGTCAATCTGCAATTATGTGTGACAATCTCTTGTGTGATGGCAATGGTAGGCCACCGAATCCATCAGTTGTAGTTCAAGTTACCACAACTAATCGCTTGGGGTGGATTAAATATGGACGAACTGAAGTCATTGAG AGATCATCTAATCCGCAATTTATGTGCACCATCACATTTCGCGCATCAGACGGGCTAAATTCATCGTCTCAAATACGTTTTACGGCATACGATGTCCGTGAAAAGGTTTCCCAGACAGCAGTACCCCTGGGGACGGCTGAAATTGCATTGGGTGTGATACAAGATACATCCCGCCTGAGAATTCCCTTTAGGTCTAATAGTGGCAATGCAGGTTTCATAACAATCTTGTCATGGAGTCCGGATCAAGATAAAAAGCCATCGACGTCACGATCGCCAGCAAAGGCGGCGGAACACCAAACAATGGGACATCGAAGATCCCAATCGCTCCCACCAAAATTAGGTGTGAAGCTCTTTGTTCCACCTCAAGGGAGACTATCGCTCATCTATACAAATCCCATAATTCACACGTATCGATTGCAATCGGGTCTTGGTGGTGATATTACGGTGCACGAAATGATGCTTGAGAGCCAGCTATGCTTCCTAATTCCGCAGCAATTGCTGTCCATTTGGATACTCCGTGAAAAGGAGCTACTGCAGGAAATTTCCGGGATGGGTGAATTAGGTGGGGAATGGCGCAATAAGCAGATGGAATTGCTGGACAAACATCTGCGACTCCTGAAAGATTACTCGCAGGCAAAGCAGAATTTGCAACAGTGTGCAGGGAAATACTTTAAGCCATCGAGTCATAAAGATGATGAATCATTGGAATTTGCACCAGTTAATCTCCATTTGCAGCGTCTTTGGGCACACAATGAGACTCTCAAGCGTTCGGGGGTGCTTGACATTGTGACAGTTGGTGCCTTCACCAGGCACAGTGGAAAAACCAAGACTGGGGGATTGATCAAACAGCTGCAGCAGCTAAAGCAATCACCATCGAAAATGGAGCAACTGCAAAATGGATGCAAAGTTCAAGCGGCAAATGATGCAGTTCAAGCAATAAAGCAACTCCGGAAGGAAATTGTGGAGATCATGTCGCAACTCCTGATGTTGGCAAAAAGTAAAAATCCCAAAGGGATGCTGCCCCTTTGCAATGAGATGATGACAAAAACACGATCACTGCTGACACTGTGGGAACCCAGTTTGGTGGAGGAGGCATTTGAATTTATCGAAAGGCATCGTATAATTGATGATGCCACCGATAATACGCTCACCCCACTGTCgccatttaagaaaataaccCAACAACTGGGTGCTCTGGATCTCAAATCACCGGATTTAGAGGATTTTGCCACACCAATGGGTCCTGCTCCGGATCTCTGGCCACGTTCAGCGGGGAAATCAATGAAAACCCCCACAGGGACACTCAAAGGAAAATCCCCATCAGCTACGGACCTCAATACCCTCTCAACGATCCTCGTGGAGGCTGCAGCATCATCCAAGAATGATGCTCAAACTGAAGCTGAAACACTCTCGTGCTCACTACCCGTTACATGCAATATGGATACcgaaatgaaattcaatgagaCACATTTTGATGTGAATGgtgaaatttcaacaattgaCTCCTCAGCAGCAGTGAGAAATTCCACGGAAGATACAACAAGCAATGTGACACAGATGGAATCATTCGATGAGAATGGATATGCGCTGGATAATCCGGCAATTGTTTTGGGGCACAATGGGGCATTTTTGGATATGAAAGTAATGAGTTCGAGCCCTTCGGCAAACTACTATCGTCCCACGGAGGAACCTGAACCACTGGACTTGACACAATTGAACATTGAGGCGTCTGTCATGTGCCTTGTGAGTAAGGTGAAATTCCTATGTGGACGCTGTGGGAGTCCGGCTGTGAGATTAAGGCAACCCAAGAGTGTGATCAAGAGAACGGGCTTTACGGTAACACCTCCCGATGTGGTGACAAGTCAACCGGGGCTGCAAAATGTACAACATGAGGCAGCAGCACCAGCAACAGCAGAGTCTTCCAATCAACCAACATTGAATAAATCTGCAAATTTGTGTGGGAAAGATCTCAATTTGGCCCTCACTCAGGCCATTGGGGAGGTCACAAGGAAGGTGAAGAAAGGCAATAAATTCACCGATGGACTGGATTTATCAATGACAACAGATTGGACCTCCGAACTGAGACCATCAATGCGGAAGCTGCGTCAGGCTATGGATGGATTGCTAAAGACAGCCAGATTGATTCATTCAGTGCAGAGGCTCCAGCAGGATATGAAGAGAACAACTACAACCCTCAATATCATGTATCGCCGTGATGTGTGTTTCTCCCAAGca CTTACGGCTTTGGTGTCGGGTTTAATGGGTAAACTCTGGGGAACGCAGATTACGGAGAATTTCATCCAGCTAATGTGTAATTTGGGCCCACTGGCATACTTCGAGGGACTCCTATCACTCTATGGCTCTGAAACAGACATGTGGGGTGATATGTGTGTAGCTATTGAGGATCTCTCATCAGTTCGCTTCACCCTTATTCGTAGCAACATTCAGCGAGACACAAAACTCCTTCCATTCCCGCGCATTGTTGGCTCCAGGCAATCCCTTACAGTTCTACTGCCTGTCCCGGAGATAGTTTACTGTGCCCTACCCACGAAGGAGACTCCATCATTCAGGGTGACTCCTGTTTTCTTCAACATTGGCATCAATGAGAAGGCAACGTTGTCCGAAACACTGCGATACACAACGGAACAGCATCGCTCAAATTGGGACAACTTCGATAGACTCAAGCAGTACCATATTCGGTATAAGAAACTCAATCTCACCGTACCGGAGACACCAACGAAAAGTGAACCACATGTGCCAACACAAACTGTCGTGAATCTTCTCAATACAATGGAAGATCAATTGAAGCTGAATCCAtcgaaaaatgtgaaaatcctCAGTTTGGCAGAAGATATCACGAGAGCCCTCCACGGAGTACAATTTACATCGTGCAAAAGTGCCAAAGATAGAACAGCAATGGCTGTAACACTCCAGCAATGTAGAATTCTTCAGCAAGAGTTCCATCTTCCCGCAACAAGTATGCAAATAGTCATGGACACAATGAGGAG TGAGGGAACAAGAGCAGACAACACGATGAAAAACATCGGTTTACGGAAATATGCATTCAATCTGCCTCAAGTACTCGCACTTCCAAGTCTCTATCGCCCTCCGGCAGGAAGCTATGGCAAAGCACAAACTTAA